A genomic segment from Mastacembelus armatus unplaced genomic scaffold, fMasArm1.2, whole genome shotgun sequence encodes:
- the tbpl2 gene encoding TATA box-binding protein-like 2, whose product MRGSSLFPRRQRAGLPLQKHVFIHGRWSRDRDQRRLDAAARLRWLSLMDESALERYFDDSIANDSSFVLGEGLGLQSPAHPLPDHASCLQDPSYLSMKTGPSGELGEELDLSFLPDELQDDTAEAAKTQAAALDASHDSGIGLDYNSQDSTAAAPADHQQEASTSGLQTGASPFCPMTPMTPMTPMTPVTERSGIIPQLQNIVSTVNLGCPLDLKFIALQARNAEYNPKRFAAVIMRIREPRTTALIFSSGKMVCTGAKSEEQSRLAARKYARVVQKLGFPARFLDFKIQNMVASCDVCFPIRLEGLVLTHQQFSSYEPELFPGLIYRMVKPRIVLLIFVSGKVVLTGAKERAEIYEAFENIYPILRGFRKQ is encoded by the exons ATGCGCGGATCTTCTCTGTTCCCGCGGCGGCAGCGAGCAGGTCTCCCCCTGCAG aaacatgttttcatacATGGCAG GTGGAGTCGAGACCGTGATCAGCGCCGATTGGATGCAGCTGCGCGGCTCCGATGGTTATCACTCATGGACGAGTCTGCGTTGGAGCGTTACTTTGATGACTCCATTGCCAAC GACTCAAGCTTCGTGTTGGGGGAGGGGCTCGGCCTGCAGAGTCCCGCACACCCCCTACCGGATCATGCCTCCTGCCTACAAGACCCCTCTTACCTATCGATGAAGACGGGGCCAAGCGGGGAGCTGGGTGAAGAGCTCGACCTCAGTTTTTTACCTGATGAACTACAGGATGACACAG CTGAAGCAGCAAAGACTCAGGCTGCAGCTCTGGATGCGTCTCATGACAGTGGCATTGGTTTGGACTACAACTCCCAGgattccacagcagcagcaccagctgaTCACCAGCAGGAGGCATCCACATCAGGACTACAGACTGGTGCCTCACCCTTCTGTCCCATGACCCCAATGACCCCAATGACCCCAATGACGCCAGTGACAGAGAGATCAGGAATCATCCCACAGCTACA GAACATCGTCTCCACAGTGAACCTGGGCTGTCCTCTTGACCTGAAGTTCATCGCCCTTCAAGCCAGAAACGCTGAATACAATCCGAAG CGATTTGCAGCGGTCATCATGAGGATCCGTGAACCTCGAACCACAGCGCTTATCTTCAGCTCAGGGAAGATGGTCTGTACAGGAGCCAAGAG TGAGGAGCAGTCCCGGCTGGCAGCCAGGAAGTACGCCCGTGTGGTGCAGAAACTTGGCTTCCCCGCTCGCTTCCTGGACTTTAAGATTCAGAACATGGTGGCCAGCTGTGATGTTTGCTTCCCCATCCGACTGGAAGGACTGGTCCTGACCCACCAGCAGTTCAGCAG TTATGAGCCAGAGCTGTTTCCAGGCCTCATCTATCGAATGGTAAAACCCCGTATCGTCCTGCTCATCTTTGTGTCCGGGAAAGTGGTGCTGACCG
- the jmjd7 gene encoding bifunctional peptidase and (3S)-lysyl hydroxylase JMJD7 isoform X1, translating to MEDRVREFSQEAHDLYLNQSVPYLAEPPDPLEFYRNWIGPNKPCIIRNACSHWPALSRWTPEYLREKVGSKVISVAVTPNGYADAVNGDRFVMPEERQMSFSSVLDIMEGKVSKVEKRGVFYVQKQCSNLLQELPELTDDLEPHIPWMSTALGKFPDAVNFWLGETNAITSMHKDHYENLYCVISGEKNFILLPPTDRPFIPYGVYQPAVYRQRDDGEFEVVDQSDSEKVPWIPLDPLDPDLEKYPQYRRAQPVRCSVKAGEMLYLPSLWFHHVQQSHGCIAVNFWYDMEYDIKYNYFQLLESLCEVIRST from the exons ATGGAGGATCGTGTGAGGGAGTTTTCACAGGAGGCTCACG ATCTGTATCTGAACCAATCGGTGCCTTACCTGGCAGAACCACCTGACCCGTTGGAGTTCTACCGCAACTGGATTGGTCCAAACAAGCCCTGCATCATCCGCAACGCCTGCAGCCATTGGCCAGCTTTGTCCAGGTGGACACCAGAGTACCTGAG GGAAAAGgtggggtcaaaggtcatcagTGTGGCGGTAACACCTAATGGCTACGCTGACGCTGTCAACGGTGATCGCTTCGTGATGCCGGAGGAAAGACAGAtgagtttttcttctgttctggACATCATGGAGGGCAAGGTGAGCA AGGTGGAGAAGCGGGGCGTGTTTTATGTTCAGAAGCAGTGCTCCAACCTGCTGCAGGAACTGCCTGAGCTCACAGATGACCTGGAGCCTCACATCCCCTGGATGAGCACCGCGCTCG GAAAGTTTCCTGATGCTGTCAATTTTTGGCTCGGAGAGACGAATGCCATTACCTCCA TGCACAAAGATCACTATGAGAATCTATACTGTGTGATTTCTGGAGAGAAAAACTTCATCCTGCTGCCGCCCACAGACCGACCCTTCATCCCCTACG GTGTGTATCAGCCAGCTGTTTACCGTCAGCGGGATGATGGTGAGTTCGAGGTCGTCGATCAGAGCGACTCGGAGAAG GTTCCGTGGATCCCTCTGGACCCTCTGGACCCAGATCTGGAGAAGTACCCTCAGTACCGGAGAGCCCAGCCAGTCAGGTGCAGCGTGAAGGCTGGAGAGATGCTGTACCTGCCCTCTCTGTGGTTCCACCACGTCCAGCAGTCACACGGCTGCATCGCAG TTAACTTCTGGTACGACATGGAGTACGACATCAAGTACAACTATTTCCAGCTGCTGGAGTCACTGTGTGAGGTCATCAGGTCGACATGA
- the jmjd7 gene encoding bifunctional peptidase and (3S)-lysyl hydroxylase JMJD7 isoform X2, whose translation MEDRVREFSQEAHDLYLNQSVPYLAEPPDPLEFYRNWIGPNKPCIIRNACSHWPALSRWTPEYLREKVGSKVISVAVTPNGYADAVNGDRFVMPEERQMSFSSVLDIMEGKVEKRGVFYVQKQCSNLLQELPELTDDLEPHIPWMSTALGKFPDAVNFWLGETNAITSMHKDHYENLYCVISGEKNFILLPPTDRPFIPYGVYQPAVYRQRDDGEFEVVDQSDSEKVPWIPLDPLDPDLEKYPQYRRAQPVRCSVKAGEMLYLPSLWFHHVQQSHGCIAVNFWYDMEYDIKYNYFQLLESLCEVIRST comes from the exons ATGGAGGATCGTGTGAGGGAGTTTTCACAGGAGGCTCACG ATCTGTATCTGAACCAATCGGTGCCTTACCTGGCAGAACCACCTGACCCGTTGGAGTTCTACCGCAACTGGATTGGTCCAAACAAGCCCTGCATCATCCGCAACGCCTGCAGCCATTGGCCAGCTTTGTCCAGGTGGACACCAGAGTACCTGAG GGAAAAGgtggggtcaaaggtcatcagTGTGGCGGTAACACCTAATGGCTACGCTGACGCTGTCAACGGTGATCGCTTCGTGATGCCGGAGGAAAGACAGAtgagtttttcttctgttctggACATCATGGAGGGCAAG GTGGAGAAGCGGGGCGTGTTTTATGTTCAGAAGCAGTGCTCCAACCTGCTGCAGGAACTGCCTGAGCTCACAGATGACCTGGAGCCTCACATCCCCTGGATGAGCACCGCGCTCG GAAAGTTTCCTGATGCTGTCAATTTTTGGCTCGGAGAGACGAATGCCATTACCTCCA TGCACAAAGATCACTATGAGAATCTATACTGTGTGATTTCTGGAGAGAAAAACTTCATCCTGCTGCCGCCCACAGACCGACCCTTCATCCCCTACG GTGTGTATCAGCCAGCTGTTTACCGTCAGCGGGATGATGGTGAGTTCGAGGTCGTCGATCAGAGCGACTCGGAGAAG GTTCCGTGGATCCCTCTGGACCCTCTGGACCCAGATCTGGAGAAGTACCCTCAGTACCGGAGAGCCCAGCCAGTCAGGTGCAGCGTGAAGGCTGGAGAGATGCTGTACCTGCCCTCTCTGTGGTTCCACCACGTCCAGCAGTCACACGGCTGCATCGCAG TTAACTTCTGGTACGACATGGAGTACGACATCAAGTACAACTATTTCCAGCTGCTGGAGTCACTGTGTGAGGTCATCAGGTCGACATGA
- the fbxo34 gene encoding F-box only protein 34 has protein sequence MHLKSYPKLVRSELHVDAAGIQMSPQRSGVFIHQQGALLRTCNSNHGNISSGRLPFSIISTSTLRCTNVSGSVASLQLKASSSSALRLLPTPPGCDNNSLRLYQAATEDEDAPHDIWTVIKPGHVREKIAIFASEGGRTDGAECSERISNSTSSSQVRTAVACVNHVNTSGLSRPTKAKGSWEENCGAKRRRRSGNSQSLQQDQKTQVLNTQQHVVKPSLCHSDSSQQSGGGGCGSDMVTMAEEEGPKVSVVEMVAFLEQRASKQQPDCKPMLGLQKSSTTITLSRAPPSVVRDRSEVKGEEPESIKVSDMVAKLESECLRRRTEGDLSRSNSLRRSVGRVLLVAGDKTPAPSRPTSQLSSVTSSSLSLLVGAQSQSREPISCTETARTKSPASAQTTPPPLRSGEPVVEPQEAGGGVGLQTHSAVSAQTVVTPPLSEEAEPLPGLLFLTSPPADSYPPADLDPCPLTHNMTFDLEAAHSQSFHPSVSSTPHSGSQLEKRQRRRANSSLEEEAGVSLSLAAVPVSRHVSQDFLEMRQRLQQLLEPQPYLAVLPHHLLVKIFLLLPTQSLAALKCTCHYFKFVIENYGVRPADSLWVSDPRYRDDPCKQCKKRYGRGDVSLCRWHHKPYCQALPYGPGYWMCCHGAHRDTPGCNVGLHDNRWVPAFHSINVPIYRRSRDEDD, from the coding sequence ATGCACCTGAAGTCGTATCCTAAGCTTGTGCGCTCAGAGTTGCATGTGGATGCAGCTGGCATTCAGATGTCGCCCCAGCGGAGTGGTGTGTTTatacaccagcagggggcgctgctgAGGACCTGCAacagtaaccatggcaacatCAGCAGCGGCCGCCTCCCGTTCAGCATCATCTCCACCAGCACACTACGCTGCACTAACGTCAGCGGCAGCGTGGCGTCGCTGCAGCTGAAGGCATCGTCCAGCTCTGCTCTGCGGCTCCTCCCCACGCCTCCAGGCTGTGACAACAACTCGCTCCGACTGTATCAGGCCGCCACAGAGGATGAAGACGCCCCACACGACATCTGGACCGTCATCAAGCCCGGACACGTTCGTGAGAAGATTGCAATCTTTGCTTCAGAGGGCGGACGGACAGACGGTGCTGAGTGCAGTGAACGCATCTCAAACAGCACTTCCAGCAGCCAGGTCCGCACAGCAGTGGCGTGTGTGAACCACGTCAACACGTCAGGACTGTCACGGCCTACAAAAGCGAAAGGAAGCTGGGAGGAAAACTGTGGTGCCAAACGCCGGCGCAGGTCCGGAAATAGCCAGAGTCTCCAGCAAGACCAGAAGACGCAGGTCCTGAACACGCAGCAACATGTCGTTAAACCTTCTCTGTGCCATTCAGACTCAAGCCAACAGTCGGGTGGTGGGGGGTGTGGAAGCGACATGGTGACAATGGCAGAAGAGGAGGGGCCCAAGGTGTCAGTGGTGGAGATGGTGGCGTTCCTGGAGCAGAGGGCGAGTAAGCAGCAGCCAGACTGCAAACCTATGCTGGGTCTGCAGAAGAgctccaccaccatcacactTTCCAGAGCTCCGCCCTCTGTGGTGAGGGACAGGTCAGAAGTCAAGGGGGAGGAGCCAGAGAGCATCAAGGTGTCAGACATGGTGGCCAAGCTGGAGTCAGAGTgtctgaggaggaggacagagggggaTCTGTCGAGGAGCAACAGCCTGAGGAGATCAGTGGGACGAGTCCTGCTCGTTGCTGGGGACAAGACCCCCGCCCCCTCCCGGCCTACATCACAATTAtcatcagtgacatcatcaTCTTTGTCATTGCTTGTGGGAGCTCAGAGTCAGAGCAGGGAACCAAtcagctgcacagaaacagcCAGAACAAAATCACCTGCCTCAGCTCAGACCACGCCACCCCCTCTGCGCTCAGGTGAGCCAGTGGTCGAGCCTCAGGAGGCCGGAGGCGGGGTAGGTCTGCAGACGCATAGCGCTGTCTCAGCTCAGACTGTGGTCACGCCCCCACTGTCGGAGGAGGCGGAGCCTCTGCCCGGCTTATTGTTTTTGACTTCTCCTCCTGCTGACTCATACCCACCTGCAGACTTGGATCCCTGCCCTCTGACACACaacatgacctttgacctggagGCCGCCCACTCTCAGTCCTTCCACCCTTCTGTTAGCTCTACCCCTCATTCTGGCAGCCAATTGgagaagaggcagaggaggcGGGCTAATAGCAGTTTGGAGGAAGAGGCTGGTGTGAGTCTCAGTTTGGCCGCGGTGCCTGTGAGCCGGCACGTGTCGCAGGATTTCCTGGAGATGCGTCAgcggctgcagcagctgctggagccGCAGCCGTATCTGGCCGTGCTGCCCCATCACCTGCTGGTCAAGATCTTCCTGCTGCTTCCCACGCAGAGCCTCGCCGCTCTCAAGTGCACCTGCCACTACTTCAAGTTTGTCATCGAGAACTATGGCGTGCGGCCTGCCGACTCGCTCTGGGTGTCTGACCCCCGTTACCGTGACGACCCCTGCAAGCAGTGTAAGAAGCGGTACGGCCGCGGCGATGTGTCACTGTGCCGCTGGCACCACAAACCGTACTGCCAGGCGCTGCCGTACGGCCCCGGATACTGGATGTGTTGCCATGGCGCCCACAGGGACACGCCCGGCTGTAACGTCGGTCTCCACGACAACCGCTGGGTGCCGGCGTTCCACAGCATCAACGTGCCGATCTACAGGAGGAGCCGCGACGAGGACGACTGA
- the lgals3b gene encoding galectin-3b encodes MMNLSDALDEWPGGNQSGANPTWPGGQPGANPAWPGGQPGANPAWPGGQPGANPAWPGGQPGANPAWPGGQPGANPTWPGGQPGANPTWPGGNPSQPSWPTPQPSAPGGWPSPTTGPGPAVPAAPQQSLAVPYKQILPNGLYDKLLITIAGTIKPSADKITVDLATANDLAFHFNPRFNESGKKVIVRNTCIGSTWGKEERELQAFPFVQGQPFEMKILCTKENLKVAVNNSHLLQYKHRITDLKSINKLNIYNDLVLSKVNIETVT; translated from the exons ATGATGAAC ctctcAGACGCTCTAGACGAATGGCCCGGTGGCAACCAATCAG GTGCTAACCCTACCTGGCCCGGGGGTCAACCAGGTGCTAACCCTGCCTGGCCCGGCGGTCAACCAGGTGCTAACCCTGCCTGGCCCGGCGGTCAACCAGGTGCTAACCCTGCCTGGCCCGGCGGTCAACCAGGTGCTAACCCTGCCTGGCCCGGCGGTCAACCAGGTGCTAACCCTACCTGGCCCGGCGGTCAACCAGGTGCTAACCCTACCTGGCCTGGAGGAAACCCCAGCCAGCCATCCTGGCCCACCCCCCAACCCAGCGCACCTGGGGGATGGCCTAGTCCTACAACCGGACCTGGACCTGCTGTCCCTGCTGCCCCCCAACAGAGTCTG GCAGTGCCGTACAAACAGATCCTGCCCAATGGACTTTATGACAAACTGCTGATCACCATTGCTGGAACCATCAAACCCAGCGCTGACAA GATCACAGTGGATCTTGCCACAGCAAATGACCTGGCCTTCCACTTCAACCCTCGCTTCAACGAGAGTGGAAAGAAAGTGATTGTCAGGAACACCTGCATCGGCTCGACATGGGGAAAGGAGGAGCGAGAGCTGCAGGCATTCCCATTTGTCCAGGGACAACCGTTCGAG ATGAAGATCCTGTGCACCAAAGAAAACTTGAAGGTGGCCGTCAACAACTCTCACCTGTTGCAGTACAAACACCGGATCACCGACCTGAAATCCATCAACAAACTCAACATCTACAACGACCTCGTCCTGTCCAAAGTCAACATAGAGACGGTGACCTAA